One Scomber scombrus chromosome 1, fScoSco1.1, whole genome shotgun sequence DNA segment encodes these proteins:
- the LOC133981782 gene encoding ubiquitin-like protein 7 has product MMSSPEWHLSLKLVDQSKSIFHFPEMMPGDVTPGGYRVATLKQLVAAQLPDSVPDPELIELVHCGRKLKDDLTLDSCGIQPGSTLHILKKTWPDSESSPEPVNRATAAREFRVFHAALHSLNSTYRDSVYKMLTNKESLDQIIVATPGLRSDPVALGVLQDKDLFVQFTDPNMLDILISSHPALVNAIILVLHSVAGSMPTQSSASSSRNVSASSYSDMPGGFMFEGMSDDEEDFQSGSPAGPSSRAGASSGIRPVSLSHSGATGPRPITQSELATALALASTPDSSAVTPTTAGQADPSSGVAPMPAGTPVSNDLFSQALQQALQATNMSALQGRWQSQMQQLRDMGIQDEELMLRALQATDGDIQAALELIFAGGPGL; this is encoded by the exons ATG ATGTCTTCTCCAGAATGGCACCTGTCTCTGAAGCTGGTGGATCAGTCAAAATCAATCTTCCACTTCCCAGAGATGATGCCTGGAGATGTTACTCCTGGAGGATACAGAGTCGCTACCCTAAAACAACTTGTTGCAGCTCAGCTCCCAGACTCTGTCCCAGATCCAGAACTCATAG AGCTGGTCCACTGTGGGCGGAAACTTAAGGATGACCTGACACTGGATTCCTGTGGGATTCAACCGGGATCCACCCTACACATACTCAAAAAGACTTGGCCAGACTCCGAGAGCAgtccag AACCTGTGAACAGAGCGACTGCAGCCAGAGAGTTCAGGGTGTTCCATGCAGCTCTTCACTCTCTCAACTCTACCTACAGAGACTCA GTATATAAAATGCTGACAAACAAAGAGTCTCTGGATCAGATCATTGTGGCCACACCAGGGCTCAGGTCAGACCCAGTTGCCTTAG GTGTACTGCAAGACAAAGATCTCTTTGTGCAGTTCACAGACCCTAACATGCTGGACAT ATTGATCAGCTCACATCCAGCCCTTGTCAATGCCATCATCCTGGTCCTGCACTCTGTGGCAGGCAGTATGCCCACTCAGTCCAGTGCCAGCTCCTCTCGCAACGTCTCTGCCAGTTCCTACAGCGATATGCCAG GAGGCTTCATGTTTGAGGGCATGTCTGACGATGAGGAAGATTTCCAGTCG GGGAGCCCAGCAGGTCCTTCCAGCAGAGCAGGGGCCTCATCAGGAATACGACCGGTGTCTCTGAGCCACAGTGGAGCAACGGGCCCGCGACCAATAACACAGAGCGAACTGGCAACAGCTCTGGCCCTCGCCAGCACCCCTGACAGCAGTGCGGTTACTCCAACGACAGCAGGCCAG GCGGACCCCTCTAGCGGTGTAGCCCCCATGCCAGCAGGGACCCCAGTCAGTAATGATCTCTTCAGCCAGGCACTACAGCAAGCTCTGCAAGCCACCAACATGTCTGCTCTACAG GGCCGCTGGCAGTCCCAGATGCAGCAGCTCAGGGACATGGGGATCCAGGATGAGGAGCTGATGCTGAGGGCGCTGCAGGCCACAGATGGTGACATCCAGGCTGCCCTCGAGCTCATATTTGCTGGTGGCCCAGGACTCTAA